GCATAATAAATTCCAGTTAAATCATGTGCAGTTGAAGGAATATCATGGACAAAAATAAACTCACTCACCTCAAGGCGCTTGAGGCAGAATCAATTCAAATTATGCGTGAAGTGGCAGCTGAGTTTGATAACCCAGTCATGCTTTATTCGATTGGTAAAGACTCATCAGTGTTATTACATCTGGCTCGTAAAGCATTTTATCCGGGTAAAATCCCTTTCCCATTAATGCATGTCGATACTAACTGGAAATTCAAAGAGATGATTGAGTTTCGGAACAAGTTAGCTGAAAAGTATGATTTCGATTTAATCGTTCATAAAAACCCACGTGGTTTAGCGATGAACATTAACCCCTTTGAACATGGTAGTGCTAAACACACTGATATCATGAAAACAGAAGGGTTGAAGCAAGCACTCGATAAATATGGCTTTGATGCCGCTTTTGGTGGTGCACGACGAGATGAAGAAAAATCGAGAGCCAAAGAGCGAGTCTATTCTTTCCGTGATAAAAAGCATCGCTGGGATCCTAAAAATCAACGCCCTGAGTTATGGAATATTTACAACTCTAAGGTGGATAAGGGCGAAAGTATCCGTGTGTTTCCGCTATCTAATTGGACGGAACTCGATATTTGGCAATATATCTATCAAGAAGGTATCGATATGGTGCCACTCTATTTTGCTGCGAAACGTCCCGTTGTGAAGCGTGATGGCGCGCTTATTATGGTTGATGATGAGCGTATGCCGCTTAACGAAGGGGAAGTGCCTGAAATGAAAATGGTGCGTTTCCGTACACTAGGCTGTTATCCATTAACGGGTGCCGTTGAATCGCAAGCGACAACATTACCGGAAATTATTCAAGAGATGTTGCTAACCACAACATCGGAACGCCAAGGCCGAGTTATCGATAACGATTCAGCTGGGTCAATGGAGAAGAAAAAGATGGAAGGGTATTTCTAATTAGCAATGCTAATGGAAATAGTGCCTTCAGCTTTCGGCTCTCACGAGCTATTGAGCAGATTTAATAACTGAAAATTATATTTTTCAAGGATTTAAAATGTCGAATGATACAAATTTAATTGCGACAGATATCGAAGAATATCTACGCGTACATGAAAACAAAGATCTGATGCGCTTTATCACCTGTGGTAGCGTGGATGATGGTAAATCAACACTGATTGGTCGTTTGCTCTATGACAGCAAGATGATTTTTGAAGATCAAATGGCTGCCATTGAAAAAGATTCGAAAAAATTCAATACCACCAATGAAGAGTTCGATTTGGCCTTGTTGGTTGACGGTTTGCAGTCAGAGCGTGAGCAAGGCATCACGATTGATGTCGCTTATCGTTATTTTTCCACGGAGCAACGCAAATTTATCATTGCTGACACTCCGGGGCATGAACAGTACACACGGAACATGGCAACGGGGGCTTCGACCTGTGATTTAGCCATTATTTTGATTGATGCGCGTCATGGTGTGCAGGTACAAACACGTCGTCATTCTTATATCTGTTCTTTATTAGGTATTAAGCATGTTGTGGTTGCGGTTAATAAAATGGATGCCGTGGAATACAGCCAAGATGTGTATAAGAAAATTAAAGCTGATTATCGTGCGTTTGCAGAGCAGTTAAATATTGCTGATATCCGTTTTGTGCCGATTTCGGCATTGAAGGGGGATAACGTTGTTAACGAAAGCGAAAACATGCCTTGGTATCCCGGTTCGCCTTTATTACGTTTATTAAATTCGATTCAAATTAAAACCGATACGAATGAGAAATTCCGTCTGCCAGTGCAGTATGTTAATCGACCAAACTTAGATTTTCGTGGCTTTTGTGGCACGGTTGCATCGGGTGAAATTCGCGTAGGCGATACGATAGAAGCACTGCCATCGGGTAAGCAAAGTAAAGTTAAATCGATTGTTACTTTCGATGGCAACCTTGATAGCGCTTTTGCGGGGATGGCGATTACCTTAACGCTTGAAGATGAAATTGATATTAGCCGTGGAGATATGATTGTTCGTCCCCATGAAAAGCCTGAATCGACAAAAAGTTTTGTTGCTGATGTGGTGTGGATGTCAGAGGAAAATCTTCATGTTGACCGTGAATATATTATAAAAGCGGGCCCTCATTCGACCTATGGTTCAGCGGTTGCTATCAACTATAAAGTTGATGTCAATAGCATGGAAAAAGGGGAGACGACTCAGTTAGCCTTGAATGAAATTGGTAACTGCCATTTTGAAGTGGCAGAGGCTCTACAGTTTGATGCCTATGCAGAGAATCGCAATACGGGGGCTTTTATTATCATTGACCGCCTCAGTAATTCAACCGTAGGTGCTGGTATGATAACCGGTTCAATTGAGTCTCAACTGAACAACAAACCAGCCTATAGTGCCTTCGAACTTGAGTTTAATGCCTTAGTACGTAAGCACTTCCCGCACTGGAATGCGAAAGACCTTCTTAAAGGATAATTGCTAAATGCTATCCACTGGCCGCGTTAGGCTAACAGTGGATAGCCCTAGCTAATGGCTGATTTATATGACGATTCAAGCGTATTTTGTTTTAGCGGTTTTTATAGGCACGATCGTTGGCCTGATTAAATTTCAGCAGCGTCCCAGTCTAGTGCTTGGCGTGACATTGTTGCTGTTATTTATTTCCGATACGGTGACCACTGAGCAGGTATTAAAAAGTATCTCTAATCAAGGTTTAGCGACCTTAGTTTTACTGTTGCTTTGTTCGCTAGCGCTTGAAAAAACGCGTTTGTTGCGCATTATTGCTGCGCGTGTTATCCAAAAAAATTATGCGTCAACATGGCTTCGCCTATTTGCCTTAACGGTATTTTCATCTGCTATTTTAAATAATACCGCGGTCGTTGCCACCATGTTAGCGCCGATTCGTAATAACCCCTATCATGCGGCAAGTAAATTACTGTTACCGCTCTCGTTTGCTGCTATTTTGGGGGGAACATTAACCTTGGTTGGTACCTCTACCAATTTAATTGTGAATAGTTTGGTGTTAGAGGCTGGATTGCCCTCACTTGCTTTTTTTGATTTTACGCTGGTGGGGGGATGCTTGGTTGTCTCATGTGGTTTGCTGCTCTGGGGATTGTGCCGTTTTCTACCCGAGAATAAAGTCTCCGCGGACGTGCAAAAATCCTACTTTATTGATGCGGAAGTGACGCAAACATCGGCACTGATTGGGCGTTCTATTGATGAAAATGGGTTGCGTCATTTAGAATCACTGTTTCTTGTCGAAGTGGTGCGCAATGGGCATCTGTTAAGCCCCGTTGCACCTTCAGAGATAATCCAAGGTAATGATAGATTAGTGTTCAGTGGAGATGTTTCTAAGGTCAAGCAGCTCAATCAGTTTGATGGTTTATCCATTTTTGCTGACCATCAGGGGTTGTTGGTGGATGATTTAACGGAGGTGGTGATCCGTCCCGAAAGTGTCTTGCTTGGAAAAACCTTAAAAAAAGTGGGCTTTAGGGCGCTCTTTGATGCCGCCGTTGTTGCCATCAAACGCGATGGTGAGAAAGTTTCTGGAAAATTGGGCGATGTCGTTTTAAGGGCGGGCGATTACTTGGTGTTAGCCGCTGGTGAAGACTTTAAATCGCGCCGTAATATCAGTAAGAATTTTATTCTAGTGAGTGATGTGGAATTAGATTCCATGCTCAGTGGTGCGAAGGAACTATTGGCTATCGTTGGCTTCTTTATCGCGATTGCCTGTGCCGCATTGGGATTAATTACTCTGTTTAAAGGCATGTTGTTGCTGTTGGGCGTATTGCTGATGAGCCGCTGTTTAACCTCTGGGGAATTATTACGCCGTTTACCCATTGATATTTGGCTCATTATCTCATCCGCATTGTTGTTGTCTAATGCATTGAATAACAGCGGTTTATTAGCTATTTTAAATGAGTTTGTGAATGGCAATGCAATGGGTTTTTCTCCTTTGCTAGCATTAATTGTTGTTTATATTCTCACTTGGACATTAACTGAGTTGGTGACTAATAATGCAGCAGCGGCGCTTATCTTTCCGATTGCCTACGGTTTGGCGAACAGTTTGGATGCTAATCCAATGGCGTTTATTATGGCGGTTGCCTTTGCGGCAAGTGCCAGTTTTGTTAGCCCCTATGGCTATCAAACCAACTTAATGGTGTTTAATGCAGGGCAATATAAACTGCTCGACTTTGTTAAAATTGGTTTACCCATTAGCCTTGTCTATGGGGTGGTGGCAATTACTGCGATTACGTTCGTTTTTGGACTGTAAAGGAAACATATGAATACTCCGTATATAGAAAAAGAAGTGCTTGGCGATAAATCATCGGATGTTGTTTGGCATCAAGCCGCGGTTTCCCATCAAGATCGTATTCAATTAAATGGGCATAAACCAGCGGTGCTTTGGTTTACTGGGTTGAGCGGATCGGGTAAATCGACCGTCGCCAATGCGGTTGACTTAATGCTTTATAATCTTAACGCAAGCACCTATGTTTTAGATGGTGATAATGTGCGCCATGGGCTTAATGGTGATTTAGGTTTTTCTGATGTTGACCGTGTGGAAAATATTCGCCGTATCGGGGAGGTCGCTAAACTGTTTGTGGATGCTGGTTTGATCGTGTCAACGGCATTTATCTCGCCCTTCATTGCCGACCGTGAAATGGTGCGCAAGCAATTGCCAGAGGGGCAATTTATCGAGGTGTTTATTGATACACCACTGGCCGTTTGTGAATCACGCGACCCTAAGGGGTTGTATAAAAAAGCGCGCGCGGGGGAGATTAAAAATTTCACAGGTATTGATTCCGCCTATCAAGCACCGGTTAATGCCGAAGTGCATGTGCAAACCGCAGATAAATCAATTCAAGCCTGTGCTCAACAGGTTATCGATTATTTACAAAAACAGGGTTATTTAGGCCGCTAATGAATTACGATATTTTTAATGGTGATGCCGACGGCATTATTGCGCTTTTACAATGGCGGCTCGCTTTCCCGCTACAGAGCCAGTTAATTACTGGGGTGAAACGTGATATTCAGCTAGTTGAAAAAATCACACCAGCGAAGGGTGATTCACTAACGGTGTTAGATATCTCCATGGAAAAAAATAGCACCGCGATAAAAGACGCATTAGCGGTTGGTGCTGCTGTTTTTTATGCCGACCATCACCGTGCGGGTGACATCCCAGAGCACCCAAAATTACAGGCGCATATCGACCTTGACGCCAATACCTGTACTTCATTAATTATTGATAAGCTTCTTGATGGGCAGTTTCACGATTGGGCGATTGCCGCTGCCTACGGTGATAATTTAATTGTTAAAGCCGACCAGCTCGCAGAATTGGCGGGGCTATCGCGTGAACAGGCTGAACAGTTAAAGGAGCTAGGGACATTAATCAATTACAATGGTTATGGAGCAAGTGTTGACGACCTGCATTATCATCCCGCGCAATTATTTAAAATGTTACGCAATTATCCTTCTCCCTTTGATTTACTAGCAGATAGCGAATCGCCTTTTTATGTTTTACAAAAAGGATATAACGCAGATATGGCAAAAGCGTTGGCCATTACGAATAGTTATCAAAGTGAGAAACTTGCTATTGTTGAATTGCCCGTTAAGGCTTGGGCGCGACGTATTAGTGGAGTTTACGGTAATTTATTGGCGAATAACGACCCTGACAGAGCACATGCCGTACTAACTGAAAACAGTGATGGGAGTTACTTACTTTCGTTGCGTGCGCCGTTAAGTAAAAAGCAAGGTGCAGGTGAAATATGTAGCCAATTCGCCACGGGTGGTGGACGAGCCGCCGCAGCTGGTATTAACGCCTTAGATAAAAAAGAGCTACAACGCTTTATCGATGTAGTCGAAAACACCTACTGACCTTCAGAATCGCAAGTTTCGCTTTGTGGCGCAGGCTTCAGCCAGAGTGTTGCAATCACCTGGGGCGCAGGCTTTAGCCTGCTTGTTGTTTTGGTGGGCTAAAAACAGGATACGCAGAGCTTATCCGCTCATGGCACTAAACTGCTGTTTAATTCACATACAGGGAATTGCACTTGGGGCGCAGGCTTTAGCCTGCTTGTTGTATTTGGTGGGCTAAAGCCCACGCCCCTTGTGGGCTGAAAACAGGATACGCAGAGCTTATCCGCTCATGATACTAAACTGCCGTTTAATTCGCCCCACGCCCCTTGTGGGCTAAAAACAGGATGCGCAGAGCTTATCCGCTCATGGCACTAAACTGCTGTTTAATTCACATACAGGGAATTGCACTTGGGGCGCAGGCTTTAGCCTGCTTGTTGTATTTGGTGGGCTAAAGCCCACGCCCCTTGTGGGCTGAAAACAGGATACGCAGAGCTTATCCGCTCATGATACTAAACTGTCGTTTAATTCGCCCCAGGCTCCTTTGTATAACTAAAAACAATATGTGTAAGGCTGATTTTGTGTAATTAATGTAGAAAAAAACTAAAAAAATCTGCTAATATCCGCACTTAATTTATCTAAATAAATTTTTTTGCAAACAGAGCATCAACCAACATTTATAACGGAATATACATGACGAAGCCGCAAGTTGGACTAACTACACTCTCTGTTCGCAATAAAAACAACCCCTTATCAGTTCACCGCTCACTAAGACTAAAAGATATGATAATGAAAAATATAATGCGAAAGATAGGCTTGTCGATGCTGTTTTTTACGACAACCCTTTTTGCTCAAACCCCGACTGCAGCACAAATGGCACAATTTAAACAGTTGCCAAGAGCGCAGCAAGAACAACTTGCAAAGCAGTATGGTGTTGATTTAAGCGCGAGCGGAAGTAGCGAGGTGGCTGAAAAAAAGCCGTATATCCCTCCAACTAAAACAGTGGCAGAAAGAAATATAGAAAATGTTGATATAAAAGTTGACTACCAAAGTGGCAAGCAATTAAAACCTTTTGGTTATGATGTGTTAGCAGGGCAGGCAACTAATTCACCGATTGATGATATTCCCATTCCTAATGATTACATTATGGGGCCTGGCGATGAAATTAAAATAGAACTCTACGGTAAGGTGAATAATACCTTTAATCTTAAAGTAACGCGTGAAGGTAAAGTCCATTTACCCGAATTAGGTCCTATTAATTTATCAGGCTTAACCTTTCAAGAAGCTCGTGAAGAGCTAACTAATAGCATTAATAATAAAATTATCGGTGTTGATAGCAGTATCACCATGGGCAGTTTGCGTTTAATGCAAGTCTATATTGTTGGCGAGAGTGCTCAACCGGGCGCCTACAACGTTAACCCTATAACTACGGTGACGCAGGCGCTTGTTGCCTCTGGTGGCGTAAAAGTGACGGGCAGTTTGCGTAATATCCAACTAAAACGAAAAGGTCAAATTGTGACCACGTTAGATATGTACGACCTTATTTTAAAAGGTAATACAGCTAATGATGTGCGCTTGCAGGGTGGAGATACTTTATTTATACCCCCGCGAGAGAACACCGTTGTTGTTGACGGTGCAGTGATGCGTCCTGCAATTTACGAGTTAAAAAATAATACCTCGTTAAATGAGTTGATTGAGCTTGCAGGTGGCACGCAAATGGATGCCTTTTTGCAAAATGTTACCGTACGCCGTCTAACCACTGAGGGTGTTGAGGTTAAATCCGTTGACCTTAGCAATAAACAAAGCACTAAATTTAGTATAAAAAATGGCGATGTAGTGCAAGTAAGCCAAGTAAATAAAACGCTGACAAACGCAATAGCAGTGAGAGGCGAAGTTATTCGCCAAGGTGTTTATCAGTTCGTTCCTGGTATGAAGGTGAATGATGTCAT
This window of the Psychromonas sp. MME1 genome carries:
- the cysD gene encoding sulfate adenylyltransferase subunit CysD, producing MDKNKLTHLKALEAESIQIMREVAAEFDNPVMLYSIGKDSSVLLHLARKAFYPGKIPFPLMHVDTNWKFKEMIEFRNKLAEKYDFDLIVHKNPRGLAMNINPFEHGSAKHTDIMKTEGLKQALDKYGFDAAFGGARRDEEKSRAKERVYSFRDKKHRWDPKNQRPELWNIYNSKVDKGESIRVFPLSNWTELDIWQYIYQEGIDMVPLYFAAKRPVVKRDGALIMVDDERMPLNEGEVPEMKMVRFRTLGCYPLTGAVESQATTLPEIIQEMLLTTTSERQGRVIDNDSAGSMEKKKMEGYF
- the cysN gene encoding sulfate adenylyltransferase subunit CysN, producing the protein MSNDTNLIATDIEEYLRVHENKDLMRFITCGSVDDGKSTLIGRLLYDSKMIFEDQMAAIEKDSKKFNTTNEEFDLALLVDGLQSEREQGITIDVAYRYFSTEQRKFIIADTPGHEQYTRNMATGASTCDLAIILIDARHGVQVQTRRHSYICSLLGIKHVVVAVNKMDAVEYSQDVYKKIKADYRAFAEQLNIADIRFVPISALKGDNVVNESENMPWYPGSPLLRLLNSIQIKTDTNEKFRLPVQYVNRPNLDFRGFCGTVASGEIRVGDTIEALPSGKQSKVKSIVTFDGNLDSAFAGMAITLTLEDEIDISRGDMIVRPHEKPESTKSFVADVVWMSEENLHVDREYIIKAGPHSTYGSAVAINYKVDVNSMEKGETTQLALNEIGNCHFEVAEALQFDAYAENRNTGAFIIIDRLSNSTVGAGMITGSIESQLNNKPAYSAFELEFNALVRKHFPHWNAKDLLKG
- a CDS encoding SLC13 family permease; its protein translation is MTIQAYFVLAVFIGTIVGLIKFQQRPSLVLGVTLLLLFISDTVTTEQVLKSISNQGLATLVLLLLCSLALEKTRLLRIIAARVIQKNYASTWLRLFALTVFSSAILNNTAVVATMLAPIRNNPYHAASKLLLPLSFAAILGGTLTLVGTSTNLIVNSLVLEAGLPSLAFFDFTLVGGCLVVSCGLLLWGLCRFLPENKVSADVQKSYFIDAEVTQTSALIGRSIDENGLRHLESLFLVEVVRNGHLLSPVAPSEIIQGNDRLVFSGDVSKVKQLNQFDGLSIFADHQGLLVDDLTEVVIRPESVLLGKTLKKVGFRALFDAAVVAIKRDGEKVSGKLGDVVLRAGDYLVLAAGEDFKSRRNISKNFILVSDVELDSMLSGAKELLAIVGFFIAIACAALGLITLFKGMLLLLGVLLMSRCLTSGELLRRLPIDIWLIISSALLLSNALNNSGLLAILNEFVNGNAMGFSPLLALIVVYILTWTLTELVTNNAAAALIFPIAYGLANSLDANPMAFIMAVAFAASASFVSPYGYQTNLMVFNAGQYKLLDFVKIGLPISLVYGVVAITAITFVFGL
- the cysC gene encoding adenylyl-sulfate kinase, which translates into the protein MNTPYIEKEVLGDKSSDVVWHQAAVSHQDRIQLNGHKPAVLWFTGLSGSGKSTVANAVDLMLYNLNASTYVLDGDNVRHGLNGDLGFSDVDRVENIRRIGEVAKLFVDAGLIVSTAFISPFIADREMVRKQLPEGQFIEVFIDTPLAVCESRDPKGLYKKARAGEIKNFTGIDSAYQAPVNAEVHVQTADKSIQACAQQVIDYLQKQGYLGR
- a CDS encoding DHH family phosphoesterase, with protein sequence MNYDIFNGDADGIIALLQWRLAFPLQSQLITGVKRDIQLVEKITPAKGDSLTVLDISMEKNSTAIKDALAVGAAVFYADHHRAGDIPEHPKLQAHIDLDANTCTSLIIDKLLDGQFHDWAIAAAYGDNLIVKADQLAELAGLSREQAEQLKELGTLINYNGYGASVDDLHYHPAQLFKMLRNYPSPFDLLADSESPFYVLQKGYNADMAKALAITNSYQSEKLAIVELPVKAWARRISGVYGNLLANNDPDRAHAVLTENSDGSYLLSLRAPLSKKQGAGEICSQFATGGGRAAAAGINALDKKELQRFIDVVENTY